The region GCAAGCCGACGCGGAGCGCGTGTTGCGGCAGGGGCGGGAAGCGTCGCCCGAACTGTACGAACCGTTGGCGATGTGGTTGGCGAGCGTTGGCCGTGTGGGGGAGGCCGTCGATCTGATCTTGGAAGAGGTGGATTTGTCGAATGCCGACGAGTTGCGCGCTGGCGCGTTGTTCGCCGCGAATCTGCTGGCTTCACAACAGCCGACGAAGGAAGTGAGCGAGCGAATCGAGCCGCTATTGGAACGAGCGCTGCGCGTTCATGCCAACGAGGTTGATCTGCTGTACGCGATCGCGAACTTGCGCTATTTGCAGCAGCGCGAGGCGGATGCCGCAGCGCTGTACCGGCGCGTGGTGCAGTTGGCGCCGTCGCACGCGTTGGCCCTCAACAATCTAGGCATGGTGCTGGCGACCGACGAATCGCGTCGAGCGGAGGCGCGAGAATTGGTGAGCCAGGCCATCAATCTGGCGGGGCGCGAACCGCAGTTTTTGGATTCGCTCGGCATGATCCTGTTGTACGACGGCAAAGAGACTGAAGCAGTGGAGGTGCTGCGCGAAGCGGCCAGCGGCGCGAAGAATGATCCGCGCTTGTTGCTGCATTTGGCCGCGGCGTATCAGCGATCGAAGTCGACTCGTGAAGCGCGCGACACGCTGGCGGCGGCCATGGAGAACAAGTTGGCCGAGGCGCCGCTCTCGCCCAGCGAGGCGAAGCTGCTGGACGAACTACGGCAAGGGCTCAACCAATAGGGACGATGCGCAATATGAAGTCGGCGCTTTATGTCATTGGTCTGACGCTGGTGGTGGCTGTTACGGCCGGCTCGGCGCTGGGAACCGGGTATCTCACCAATCGTTGGAATCGCTCGGACGGCATGGCCGCGGCGGCTGATGCGGTGGAAGCGCTGCCGACCTCGATTGGCCCCTGGGAGGCTCAACATTCCAGCGAACTGACCGAGGAAGTGGTGCGCACACTGCAATGCGCGGGCTATGTCAGCCGCACGTACATTCATCAGCAAACCGGGCAACGCGTGACGGTGGCGGTGCTGGTGGGGCCAGCGGGGCCGATTTCGGTCCACACGCCCGAGGTTTGTTACTCAAGCCGAGATTATCAGATCGTGGAGAAAGCGCAGCGACAATCGTTTCCATCGTCGGAAGCGGCGCCAGCGGAACTGTGGAGCGTGACTTTGCAGGCGCCGGGCGGTGACGATTCGATGTTGCGAGTTTACTATGGCTGGAGCGCCGGCAAAGGTTGGCAGGCGCCGGACAATCCGCGATTCACGTATCGGGGCGGCGTGCTGTACAAGGTGCAGGTCGCCAGTCCGCATGCGGCGGGGGCAACATCGAGCGACAACTGCCGCGAGTTTCTGGAATTGTTCTTGCCGATCTTGAGCAAAACCATCGGCGCGGCGGCCAACGCGGCCTGAACTACGTTCGACACTTTTCGCAATTCTTACTCGTCAGGGCTCATCGAGATGTCGCTAGCGACAGCCGCTGAAACGATCAAGCAATCCATCGACCCCACGTTGGAAGCGCCGCGCGTGCCGCCGCCGGTGGACCGGCCGTACTTCCGTGTGGGATATGTGCTGGGCCGGTTGGCCGGGGTGGCGCTCTTGATTCCCGCGCTGCCGATCATCGCCGTCCTGATGGTGCTGGTGCGCATCACGTCGCCTGGCCCGGGGATTTATCGGCAAGTGCGCGTGGGATTGGGGGGCAAGACGTTCGTGATCTACAAGATTCGCACCATGCGGCAGAACGCCGAAGTGGGGACCGGCGCGGTTTGGGCCTCGACGCACGATCCACGGATGACGCGATTGGGTGAATTCCTGCGGCGTGTGCATCTGGACGAGTTTCCGCAACTCTTCAATGTGGTGAAGGGGGAGATGTCGCTGATTGGCCCACGCCCGGAGCGTCCGGAATTCACGGAGGTTTTGGCGCGGGAGATTCCGGAGTATTTGGGACGACTGCGGGCCAAGCCGGGCATTACCGGACTGGCGCAGATCAACCTGCCGCCCGACACCGACCTGGAGAGCGTTCGTCGCAAGGTCGTGCTCGACTCGGAGTACATTGACCGCGCAGGACCATTTCTCGACGTGCAGATCTTGTGTTGCACGGCGCTGCGGCTGTTGGGACTCAAAGGAGAAACGTGCAGCCGCCTGACGCGTCTGGATCGTTATCTCGTGTGTCTGGCGCGTTTGAAGAAGAACAAGCCAGCGCAAGGGAAGCAGGAGCCGGTGGCGATCTCCGCGGCGGTTAAACCGCGCTAGACCGGCTTCGTAACGCATGGCAGACATACTGAACGCGTTCACGGTCGACGTGGAGGATTACTACCACGTTTCGGCGTTCGAGCGGGTGGTGGATCGCGCGAGTTGGGGGGAGCGCGAGAGCCGAGTGGAGCGCAACACCGAACGACTGCTCGAGCTGTTGGCGGCGCGCGAGGTGAGCGGGACGTTCTTCGTGCTGGGATGGGTGGCGCGGCGATTTCCGGCCCTGGTGCGACGCATCGCCGAGGCCGGCCACGAATTGGCGTCGCATAGCTTTTGGCACCGGCTGGTGTATGAATTGTCGCCCGAGGAGTTTCGGCGTGACCTGCGCGATTCGCGATCGGCGATCGAAGACGCCAGTGGTCACGCGGTGACGAGCTACCGCGCGCCAAGTTTTTCGATCACGCAAGCGTCGCTGTGGGCGCTGGACATTCTGGCGGAAGAAGGGTTCGACTGCGATTCGAGCGTGTTTCCGATCCACCACGATCGCTATGGCATCCCCAACGCGGATCGTTTTCTGCATCGACGACAGACGGCGGCCGGTCCCTTGTGGGAGTTTCCGGCCACGACCGCGCGCTGGGGCAGCGTGAACCTGCCGATCGCCGGGGGGGGCTATTTTCGACTTTACCCCTGGACGGTCACGGCGCGCATGTTGCGCAGTTTCGCGGCCACGACCGGGGAGCCCTTTGTGTTCTACACGCATCCGTGGGAGATCGACGCGGCGCAACCGCGCATTTCCGGCATTGATCTGCGGTCGCGGTTTCGTCACTACGTGAACCTGGCTCGCACCGAGAGCAAGTTGGAGCGGCTGCTGCGCAGCTTTCGGTTTGGTCGGCTGCGCGACGTCATTCAACAGAGGCAAGCGGCAACCACTGAACCGATCGGATCGACTTGAATCGTCCCCGCATTTTGTACTTGGCGCATCGCGCGCCGACGGCGCCCGATCGGGGCGATCGCATTCGGTCGTATCATTGGCTGACGCGCTTGGCGC is a window of Pirellulales bacterium DNA encoding:
- a CDS encoding EpsI family protein translates to MKSALYVIGLTLVVAVTAGSALGTGYLTNRWNRSDGMAAAADAVEALPTSIGPWEAQHSSELTEEVVRTLQCAGYVSRTYIHQQTGQRVTVAVLVGPAGPISVHTPEVCYSSRDYQIVEKAQRQSFPSSEAAPAELWSVTLQAPGGDDSMLRVYYGWSAGKGWQAPDNPRFTYRGGVLYKVQVASPHAAGATSSDNCREFLELFLPILSKTIGAAANAA
- a CDS encoding DUF3473 domain-containing protein, translating into MADILNAFTVDVEDYYHVSAFERVVDRASWGERESRVERNTERLLELLAAREVSGTFFVLGWVARRFPALVRRIAEAGHELASHSFWHRLVYELSPEEFRRDLRDSRSAIEDASGHAVTSYRAPSFSITQASLWALDILAEEGFDCDSSVFPIHHDRYGIPNADRFLHRRQTAAGPLWEFPATTARWGSVNLPIAGGGYFRLYPWTVTARMLRSFAATTGEPFVFYTHPWEIDAAQPRISGIDLRSRFRHYVNLARTESKLERLLRSFRFGRLRDVIQQRQAATTEPIGST
- a CDS encoding sugar transferase; this encodes MSLATAAETIKQSIDPTLEAPRVPPPVDRPYFRVGYVLGRLAGVALLIPALPIIAVLMVLVRITSPGPGIYRQVRVGLGGKTFVIYKIRTMRQNAEVGTGAVWASTHDPRMTRLGEFLRRVHLDEFPQLFNVVKGEMSLIGPRPERPEFTEVLAREIPEYLGRLRAKPGITGLAQINLPPDTDLESVRRKVVLDSEYIDRAGPFLDVQILCCTALRLLGLKGETCSRLTRLDRYLVCLARLKKNKPAQGKQEPVAISAAVKPR